One Gammaproteobacteria bacterium DNA segment encodes these proteins:
- a CDS encoding EamA family transporter produces the protein MHRVPAPVLLILSALLWGGNFVVGRAVSAGIPPLSLSFYRWLTALVVLVIISGPAVRQSIPELRRHLGWLAISSFTGVLLFHTLVYTGLHTTTAVNASLIVATSPVVIPLVVYVAFREHITAREGVGIVATMLGVIVVLTRGDFGALGGLRFAVGDLLILGAVVAWAVYSVGLRRRPNVPPVVLLTAVAAVGTLLLLPLYLWELATVGGFAPTMPHIATILYVGLFASVTAYLAWNRGVVMIGPTKAGPYLNLMPLFSATLAVLFLGETIHVYHLVGGVFIAFGLWVSTVQPGDRSLLASSGT, from the coding sequence GTGCATCGAGTCCCGGCTCCTGTTCTCCTCATCCTTTCTGCGCTGCTGTGGGGAGGTAACTTCGTGGTGGGAAGGGCGGTCTCTGCCGGGATCCCCCCGCTGTCGCTGAGTTTCTACCGCTGGCTCACCGCCCTCGTCGTGCTGGTGATCATCTCCGGGCCGGCCGTCCGGCAATCGATCCCCGAGCTACGGCGCCATCTCGGTTGGCTCGCGATATCGTCGTTCACCGGTGTGCTGCTCTTCCACACTCTCGTGTACACGGGGCTGCACACGACGACAGCCGTCAACGCGAGCCTGATCGTGGCCACCTCACCGGTCGTGATTCCACTCGTCGTCTACGTGGCCTTTCGGGAGCACATCACTGCTCGGGAGGGCGTCGGCATCGTGGCGACGATGCTCGGTGTGATCGTCGTGCTCACTCGCGGCGACTTCGGGGCGCTCGGAGGGCTGCGCTTCGCCGTTGGCGACCTGCTCATTCTCGGTGCGGTCGTGGCGTGGGCCGTCTACTCCGTTGGACTTCGTCGACGACCGAATGTACCTCCGGTGGTGCTGCTGACAGCCGTGGCGGCGGTGGGCACATTGTTGCTGCTCCCCCTGTACCTGTGGGAGCTGGCAACCGTGGGCGGATTCGCGCCGACCATGCCCCACATCGCGACGATCCTCTACGTCGGACTGTTCGCTTCGGTCACCGCCTATCTCGCGTGGAACCGGGGCGTGGTGATGATCGGACCCACGAAGGCCGGCCCATATCTGAATCTGATGCCACTGTTCTCTGCGACGCTGGCCGTGCTCTTTCTCGGCGAGACGATCCATGTGTACCACCTCGTTGGCGGGGTCTTCATTGCCTTCGGGCTCTGGGTGAGCACGGTGCAACCCGGTGACCGGTCCCTGTTGGCTTCGAGCGGCACGTGA
- a CDS encoding transcriptional repressor has product MTEPIDAHERLRSAGLRVTRARLGVLETLAALGGHRTTEDVARGLKERGITVSRASIFNVLADLTAAELVMVADAGPGSTRYEIATEWHHHLVCRNCGSIIDVPCAKGTKPCMTPDEGVGVVDEAQVIYRGMCSSCLALGSDPPLSGEASAR; this is encoded by the coding sequence ATGACGGAACCGATCGACGCGCACGAAAGATTGCGCTCGGCGGGCCTGAGGGTGACTCGGGCCCGCCTCGGTGTGCTCGAGACGCTGGCAGCGCTTGGAGGACACCGAACGACCGAGGACGTGGCGAGAGGACTGAAAGAACGCGGCATCACCGTTTCTCGGGCATCGATCTTCAACGTGCTGGCCGACCTGACGGCCGCCGAGCTGGTCATGGTGGCCGATGCCGGACCCGGGTCGACGCGCTACGAGATCGCAACCGAGTGGCATCACCACCTCGTGTGCCGGAACTGTGGCTCGATCATCGATGTCCCCTGCGCCAAAGGGACCAAACCATGCATGACGCCGGATGAAGGCGTGGGCGTCGTCGACGAAGCCCAGGTGATCTACAGAGGGATGTGCAGTTCCTGCCTGGCCCTGGGATCGGACCCGCCGTTGTCTGGCGAGGCATCGGCACGCTGA
- a CDS encoding DNA starvation/stationary phase protection protein, with protein MSWTVLPEETAAKVADALQPTLVDLIDLHLLGKQAHWTVVGERFQSVHERLDVLVDAWRLWSDSVAERIVTLGVIPKGRAQDVGNDDAGGEFPLAWLADRDAIRLVAERVEAAARTARDHQQAVADLDVISDALLQGIIEGLEEQLWMLRAHLK; from the coding sequence ATGAGTTGGACTGTGCTTCCTGAAGAGACCGCTGCCAAGGTGGCCGATGCCCTGCAACCTACGTTGGTCGACCTGATCGATCTCCATCTGCTGGGCAAGCAAGCCCACTGGACCGTCGTTGGTGAGCGTTTCCAGTCGGTTCACGAGCGCCTCGATGTGCTGGTCGATGCCTGGCGTCTCTGGAGTGACAGTGTCGCGGAGCGGATCGTCACCCTCGGCGTCATTCCAAAGGGCCGCGCCCAGGACGTTGGCAATGACGATGCGGGTGGCGAGTTCCCACTCGCCTGGCTGGCCGACAGAGACGCCATTCGCCTGGTTGCGGAGCGGGTGGAGGCGGCCGCCCGGACGGCGCGTGACCACCAGCAAGCAGTCGCCGATCTCGACGTCATCAGCGATGCGCTTCTCCAGGGGATCATCGAAGGGCTCGAGGAGCAGTTGTGGATGCTCCGCGCTCACCTCAAATGA
- a CDS encoding sigma-70 family RNA polymerase sigma factor, whose product MPAAEKDLDALVPALRRRDSVAFRRLYEALANPLGRFAFGMLRDRSAAEDAVQQAFLEFVKAAPDLVGDGRSVRAWLYRSVRFTCLDEIRRRSRRPEQLMDEVPEPESQGADPVDLGFDSNLEAAFSALTPHQRTVMLLRHVVGMSGAEVAQVVGSNRAAVYAMIARAEASLRRALSAVESDGSAASGPVKGEPAFGRAHK is encoded by the coding sequence ATGCCGGCAGCCGAGAAGGACCTCGATGCGCTCGTTCCCGCTCTTCGCAGGCGGGATTCTGTCGCGTTCAGGCGGCTGTACGAAGCTCTCGCCAATCCGCTTGGCAGATTTGCGTTCGGGATGCTCCGTGACCGTTCTGCAGCGGAGGACGCCGTCCAACAGGCGTTTCTCGAGTTCGTCAAGGCGGCGCCCGATCTGGTGGGAGACGGTCGTTCCGTTCGGGCCTGGCTGTATCGAAGTGTCAGGTTCACGTGTCTGGATGAGATCCGCCGTCGGTCCAGGCGACCCGAACAGCTCATGGACGAGGTCCCCGAACCAGAGTCTCAGGGAGCAGATCCGGTCGACCTGGGGTTCGATTCGAATCTCGAAGCGGCGTTCTCGGCGCTCACTCCCCACCAGCGAACCGTCATGTTGCTGCGCCATGTAGTGGGGATGTCGGGTGCCGAAGTGGCCCAAGTCGTCGGTTCCAACAGAGCGGCCGTCTACGCGATGATCGCTCGTGCCGAAGCTTCTTTGCGCAGGGCACTCTCAGCAGTCGAATCCGACGGTTCCGCGGCGTCTGGACCTGTGAAGGGCGAGCCTGCGTTTGGGAGGGCGCACAAATGA